The DNA segment CATTCGGGATTTGGTTGGCCAATTGCTTGCTGAAATCCAGACTCACTTCGAAAGTTTTCAGGTTTCGGTTGTTCACGCCAATCATGTTCAAAGTCGGCATTATGGATTTTTCCAATTCTTCCAAATTGTGTACTTCCAACAACACTTCCAATCCCAAACCTTTGGCAAATTCTGATAATGATTTTATTTCTTCTCTTGTCAAAACCGCTGCAATTAGCAAAATCAAATCGGCTCCGTGGGCTTTGGCTTCCAATATTTGGTATTCGTCCACGATGAATTCTTTTCGCAATAACGGAATGTTTACCGAAGCTCTGGCCAAAAGTAAATCGTCCAATGAACCGCCAAAATACTTGCCATCCGTTAAAACCGAAATTCCGCAAGCGCCGGCACTTTCATATCCTTTTACCACTTCTTCGACCGTGAAACTGTAATTGATTTCGGCTTTGGAAGGCGAACGGCGTTTGTGTTCGGCGATGATTCCAGAGTTGCTGTTTTTTAAATTTTGGCTTAAAGAAATGGTCTTTTTTCCAAAGAAAACCGAAGCTTCCAATTGGGAAACTGGAATGATGGATTTCTTGAGAATGACTTCTCTTTTTTTGTCAACTATGATTCTATCTAAAATATTCATGTGTTTTATCTACTTAATTCTTGTAATTTATTCAAAGCCAAAAGTGCTTTTCCAGAAAGCAGGCTTTCTTTTGCCAATTGAAAACTTTCCAAAGGCGAAGTTCCATTCACCGTTGCAATGGCCATTGCGGCATTGGCACAAACCACGTTGTTTTGGGCTTCGTTTCCTTGACCAGAAATGATGTTCATGAACATTTCGGCCGATTCCTCGATGGTTTTTCCGCCTTCGATTTCGCTTTGCAACAATTGTCGAACGCCAAAATCAGCAGGATTTAGAACACCTTCTTTGGTATTGGAAATAAATTTGGTTGGACAAGTTAGCGAAACTTCGTCATATCCTTCCAATGAATGCAAAATAGTGAAATTTATATCCGTGTTTTGGTATAAATATCCGTACATTCTAGCCAGTTCCAAGTTGAAAACACCCACTGATTGATTTTTAGGAAATGATGGGTTTATCATTGGTCCCAACATATTAAAAAAGGTTCTGGCTCCTAATTCTTTTCGAATTGGTCCCACGTTTTTCATTGCTGGATGAAATAATGGTGCGTGCAAAATACAAATACCGGCTTGGTCGATGCACTTTTCCAGAAAAGCATTATCGTTACTGAATTTTACGCCCAATTTTTCCATTACATTACTCGAACCCGAAATGGATGAAACACCGTAATTACCGTGTTTCGCCACTTTGATTCCTGCTCCAGCAGCCACAAATGATGCCAAAGTCGAGATATTGAAAGTATCTTTGCCATCGCCACCGGTTCCGCATAAATCGATGGTGTTGTAGGCGGATAAATCTACCCGAACACACAAATCCAACAAGGCTTCGCGAAAGCCCGAAAGTTCATCAATACTGATGCTTCTCATCATATAAACGGTAAGAAAGGAAGCAATTTGGCTTGGATTGTAACTTCCGTTGGAAATGTTTACCAATACATTTTTGGCCTCTTCCTTGGAAAGTATTTCGTGATTGATCAGTCTGTTTAATATGGTTTTCATATTGTTTTTGTTTTTTATTATCAGCGTAGAGACGTTGCAGTAGAGACGTTGCAGTGGAACGTCTCTACGATTTTAACCAATTCTCCAAAATCTTCTTTCCGTTTGGTGTCAACACACTTTCAGGATGAAATTGTACACCACGAACATCAAACGTTTTATGACGCAAAGACATTACTTGCCCGTTTTCGTCGAAAGAAGTAGCTTCCAGAACATCAGGTAAATCGGCATCGACAACCCAAGAATGGTAGCGTCCCACTTCGAATTCATTTCCCAAGCCTTCGAATAAAAGTTCATCGTTAACCGATGTTTTTACCATTGAAGAAACGCCGTGATATACTTTATCTAAATTCGAAAGTGTTCCTCCAAAAACTTCTCCGATGGCTTGTTGACCCAAGCAAACTCCTAGAATACTTTTCGTTGGAGCGTATTTGGCAATCACCGTTTTTAATAAACCAGCTTCATCTGGAATTCCAGGTCCCGGAGAAAGTAATATTTTGTCGAAATGCGAGATTTCGTCGATATCAAATTCATCGTTTCTGTAAACGGTAACTTCGCAATCTAAATCTTCCAGATAATGCACCAAGTTGTACGTGAAGCTATCGTAATTGTCTATGACTAGTATTTTTTTCATTTTGTTTTTTATTTAAAACTTCAGGTTCTTGCTGTTGTGACTGAACACTGAACACTGATTACTTTTTTATATTGTCTCTGCCAAATCCAACGCTTTGTTCAGCGCCAATAATTTATTGTAAACCTCTTGCATTTCGCTCTCTTCATTTGAATCTGCCACAATTCCAGCACCGGCTTGTGAATGCAATTGGTGGTTTTTGCTCAGGAACGTT comes from the Flavobacterium limnophilum genome and includes:
- the trpD gene encoding anthranilate phosphoribosyltransferase, with translation MKTILNRLINHEILSKEEAKNVLVNISNGSYNPSQIASFLTVYMMRSISIDELSGFREALLDLCVRVDLSAYNTIDLCGTGGDGKDTFNISTLASFVAAGAGIKVAKHGNYGVSSISGSSNVMEKLGVKFSNDNAFLEKCIDQAGICILHAPLFHPAMKNVGPIRKELGARTFFNMLGPMINPSFPKNQSVGVFNLELARMYGYLYQNTDINFTILHSLEGYDEVSLTCPTKFISNTKEGVLNPADFGVRQLLQSEIEGGKTIEESAEMFMNIISGQGNEAQNNVVCANAAMAIATVNGTSPLESFQLAKESLLSGKALLALNKLQELSR
- a CDS encoding anthranilate synthase component II — translated: MKKILVIDNYDSFTYNLVHYLEDLDCEVTVYRNDEFDIDEISHFDKILLSPGPGIPDEAGLLKTVIAKYAPTKSILGVCLGQQAIGEVFGGTLSNLDKVYHGVSSMVKTSVNDELLFEGLGNEFEVGRYHSWVVDADLPDVLEATSFDENGQVMSLRHKTFDVRGVQFHPESVLTPNGKKILENWLKS
- the trpC gene encoding indole-3-glycerol phosphate synthase TrpC: MNILDRIIVDKKREVILKKSIIPVSQLEASVFFGKKTISLSQNLKNSNSGIIAEHKRRSPSKAEINYSFTVEEVVKGYESAGACGISVLTDGKYFGGSLDDLLLARASVNIPLLRKEFIVDEYQILEAKAHGADLILLIAAVLTREEIKSLSEFAKGLGLEVLLEVHNLEELEKSIMPTLNMIGVNNRNLKTFEVSLDFSKQLANQIPNDFVKVSESGISSIEAINELKPYGYKGFLIGENFMKTDNAGKAATEFIKQLNKDTNFTN